One Malania oleifera isolate guangnan ecotype guangnan chromosome 9, ASM2987363v1, whole genome shotgun sequence DNA segment encodes these proteins:
- the LOC131164425 gene encoding CSC1-like protein At1g32090 produces the protein MATLGDIAVSGFINIVSAFAFLLAFALLRIQPINDRVYFPKWYISGVRTSPRHSGNFVGKFVNLNFRTYLTFLNWMPQALRMSEAEIINHAGLDSAVFLRIYTLGLKIFLPITVLAILVLIPVNVSSGTLFFLRKDLVFSDIDKLSISNVGPQSARFFVHISMEYLFTIWICYMLYKEYDEIALMRLHFLASQRRRVEQFTVLVRNVPHVSCHSISDTIDHFFQTNHPNHYLCHQAVYDANKFARLQRKRDRLQNWLDYCQLKFERHPEKRPTKKKGFLGLWGERVDSIEFYKQEMKELEKRIALERQQTLKDPKSIMPVVFVSFSSRWGAAVCAQTQQSKNPTLWLTNWAPEPRDVYWRNLAIPFVSLSIRKLLISLAVFALVFFYMIPIAFVQSLANLEGLEKVAPFLRPVIELKFIKSFLQGFLPGLALKIFLYILPTVLMIMSKIEGHVAISILERRAAAKYYYFMLVNVFLGSIVTGTAFQQLHSFLHQSPTQIPRTIGVSIPMKATFFITYIMLDGWAGIASEILRLKPLVIFHLKNMFLVKTERDREMAMNPGSVDFPETIPSLQLYFLLGIVYAVVTPILLPFILVFFAFAYFVYRHQIINVYNQQYESVAAFWPHVHSRIIASMLISQLLLMGLLSTKEAASSTPLLVALPILTLAFHKYCKNRFEPAFRKYPLEEAMAKDTMERTTEPDLNLKAYLADAYLHPIFKSFEEAELSEIRVDKHQYHVTSPSASELHSHFSHYDDYHYES, from the exons ATGGCTACTCTAGGGGATATAGCGGTCTCAGGATTTATCAACATAGTCAGTGCCTTCGCTTTCTTGCTAGCCTTCGCTTTGCTGAGGATTCAGCCCATCAACGACAGGGTCTATTTCCCCAAGTGGTACATCAGTGGCGTCAGAACGAGTCCAAGGCATTCTGGGAATTTCGTGGGCAAGTTTGTTAACCTCAATTTCAGGACTTACCTTACTTTCTTGAACTGGATGCCTCAGGCTCTGAGGATGAGCGAGGCAGAGATTATCAACCACGCTGGCCTCGACTCTGCTGTTTTCCTCAGAATCTACACTCTCGG ATTAAAAATTTTTCTACCAATAACAGTGCTGGCAATCCTTGTTCTTATTCCAGTCAATGTATCTAGTGGGACTTTGTTTTTTCTAAGAAAAGATTTGGTTTTCAGTGACATTGATAAGCTTTCAATATCAAATGTTGGTCCTCAGTCAGCACG GTTTTTTGTCCACATATCAATGGAGTACTTGTTCACAATATGGATTTGTTACATGCTGTACAAGGAGTACGATGAAATAGCATTAATGAGGTTACACTTCTTGGCTTCACAGCGCAGGCGTGTAGAACAGTTTACT GTACTGGTCAGAAATGTGCCACATGTTTCTTGTCACTCAATATCAGATACTATAGATCACTTCTTTCAGACAAATCACCCTAATCATTATCTTTGTCACCAG GCTGTCTATGATGCAAACAAGTTTGCCAGACTTCAGAGGAAAAGAGACAGGCTTCAAAATTGGCTGGATTACTGCCAGCTTAAGTTTGAAAGACATCCTGAAAAAAGGCCAACTAAAAAG AAAGGATTTCTTGGGCTTTGGGGTGAAAGAGTTGATTCCATTGAGTTCTATAAACAAGAGATGAAGGAGCTTGAAAAGAGA ATAGCACTGGAGCGCCAGCAGACTCTCAAGGATCCAAAATCTATTATGCCAGTAGTCTTTGTTTCATTTAGTTCACGCTGGGGAGCTGCTGTTTGTGCACAGACACAGCAAAGCAAGAATCCCACACTTTGGTTAACGAATTGGGCCCCAGAACCTCGCGATGTTTACTGGCGAAATCTTGCTATACCATTTGTTTCTCTTAGCATTCGAAAACTTCTTATTTCGTTGGCTGTGTTTGCTTTGGTGTTCTTTTACATGATACCCATTGCTTTTGTACAATCCCTTGCAAATCTGGAGGGTCTTGAGAAAGTTGCTCCTTTCCTTAGGCCGGTGATAGAACT GAAATTCATCAAGTCATTCCTGCAGGGTTTCCTTCCTGGCTTGGCCCTCAAAATCTTCTTATACATTCTTCCCACTGTTCTGATGATTATGTCAAAAATTGAGGGTCATGTAGCAATATCAATATTAGAACGGAGGGCAGCGGCAAAATATTATTACTTTATGTTGGTTAATGTATTTTTGGGGAGCATAGTGACTGGAACAGCTTTCCAGCAGCTTCATTCTTTTCTTCACCAGTCGCCTACCCA GATTCCTAGAACTATTGGGGTTTCAATACCAATGAAAGCTACTTTCTTTATTACATACATAATGCTTGATGGATGGGCTGGCATTGCTAGTGAGATTCTCCGATTGAAGCCATTGGTCATTTTTCACCTTAAAAATATGTTTCTAGTGAAAACTGAAAGAGATAGAGAGATGGCTATGAACCCTGGGAGTGTGGATTTCCCAGAGACTATCCCAAGTCTCCAACTATACTTTTTGCTGGGGATTGTGTATGCCGTGGTTACTCCGATTCTTCTTCCTTTTATACTTGTCTTCTTTGCCTTTGCATATTTTGTTTACCGTCATCAG ATAATTAATGTGTACAATCAGCAGTATGAGAGTGTTGCTGCATTCTGGCCACATGTTCACAGCCGTATAATAGCAAGTATGTTGATATCtcagcttcttttgatgggcttgcTCAGCACAAAAGAGGCTGCTAGTTCGACTCCTCTGCTTGTTGCTTTACCCATATTGACATTAGCATTTCACAAGTACTGCAAGAATCGCTTTGAACCTGCATTTAGGAAGTATCCGCTTGAG GAAGCCATGGCAAAGGACACAATGGAGCGCACTACGGAACCAGATCTTAATTTAAAAGCTTATCTGGCTGATGCATATTTGCATCCAATTTTCAAGTCATTTGAGGAAGCAGAGTTATCTGAGATCAGAGTAGACAAACACCAATATCATGTCACTAGTCCATCAGCAAGCGAACTGCATTCCCACTTCTCACATTATGACGACTATCATTACGAAAGCTGA